In Helicobacter bilis, a genomic segment contains:
- the folD gene encoding bifunctional methylenetetrahydrofolate dehydrogenase/methenyltetrahydrofolate cyclohydrolase FolD has product MVLADGVLMDGKKLASKIEEDIIKETKELAIKGIVPSLAVILVGNDSASQTYVTMKAKACKRVGITSILYEMPTNTSEQDLLQTIDSLNKNDQIDGILVQLPLPEHINASEILDMIAPHKDVDGFHTQNSGKLHSGLKGFVPATPLGVMTLLRHYNIDIKGKDVCIVGASNIVGKPLSALMLNAGATISVCHILTKDLSFYTKNADIVCVGVGKPNLITKDMIKEGAIVVDIGINRLENGKIVGDVDLENLRSHCSYITPVPGGVGPMTIASLLQNTLESAKKRPKR; this is encoded by the coding sequence ATGGTTTTAGCAGATGGGGTTTTAATGGATGGCAAAAAGCTTGCAAGTAAGATCGAAGAAGACATTATAAAGGAAACAAAAGAATTAGCCATAAAGGGCATTGTCCCGAGTCTTGCGGTGATTCTAGTAGGCAATGATAGTGCTAGTCAAACCTATGTTACAATGAAAGCAAAGGCGTGTAAAAGGGTTGGCATTACCTCTATTCTTTATGAAATGCCTACAAATACAAGTGAGCAAGACCTACTTCAAACAATTGATAGCCTAAATAAAAATGATCAAATTGATGGAATCTTAGTCCAGCTACCCCTGCCAGAGCATATTAATGCTTCAGAGATTCTTGATATGATAGCACCGCATAAAGATGTAGATGGATTCCATACACAAAATAGCGGTAAATTGCATAGTGGTTTAAAGGGCTTTGTGCCCGCTACACCACTTGGGGTTATGACGCTACTTAGGCATTATAATATTGATATTAAAGGTAAAGATGTGTGTATTGTGGGTGCTAGTAACATCGTGGGTAAGCCACTTTCAGCCTTAATGCTGAATGCAGGGGCAACAATTAGCGTGTGTCATATTCTCACAAAAGATTTGAGTTTTTATACAAAAAATGCAGATATTGTATGCGTTGGTGTTGGTAAGCCAAATCTCATTACAAAAGATATGATAAAAGAGGGGGCTATCGTAGTAGATATAGGTATCAATCGCTTAGAGAATGGAAAGATTGTAGGCGATGTAGATTTAGAGAATCTTCGCTCACATTGTTCCTACATTACACCTGTGCCGGGCGGTGTAGGACCTATGACTATCGCTTCTCTATTACAAAACACACTAGAGAGTGCAAAAAAACGCCCTAAACGATAG
- a CDS encoding ComEC/Rec2 family competence protein, whose protein sequence is MKSLQSLLQTISQTIQHKLRQIYFINTRQNKTNFFAIEIPLKHYIILIFILLVLCSYNLFTKYQTFLALKQGHVFEATILLHYTKKENSERFKLQDSQGNIFYATYKGKFKQIAGKKALVYGKIYKCSFLQFLRSCNIYNSSLSLLPSIDKKQFLRHFINAQHEDKLAANLYNALFFADHLEKPLRQGAIVFGLAHLIAISGFHLAILSFIFYALICPIYFIFHRYFCYRNAVYDLGLLGLIFVFFYLVLIDFQPSFLRAFIMACFAYMILLFGLQITNFLNLFLCVLFGLAWNVSLLFHIGFLLSVAGVFCIFLFMRHFASMSANYKGLKKFVFGVVLFNCIIFLQMIPITHYFFPQFSPYQIISIPLSILFALIFPFVIIAHIFGFGDIFDSVILWVISHEFSLSMLYTPLWFLLFYLLLCLFAMRFLWAYVASLICASIFYVINLVLFFS, encoded by the coding sequence ATGAAGTCTTTGCAAAGTCTTTTACAAACCATCTCACAAACAATCCAGCACAAGTTGCGACAAATCTATTTTATAAACACAAGACAGAATAAGACAAACTTTTTTGCCATAGAGATTCCATTAAAGCATTACATTATTCTTATTTTCATATTACTTGTGCTTTGTTCTTACAATCTTTTTACAAAATATCAAACTTTTCTAGCCCTAAAGCAAGGGCATGTCTTTGAGGCGACAATACTTTTGCACTACACAAAAAAGGAAAATAGCGAGAGATTTAAGCTACAAGATTCACAAGGCAACATATTCTATGCGACATATAAGGGGAAGTTTAAGCAAATAGCAGGCAAAAAGGCTCTTGTGTATGGCAAGATTTATAAATGCAGTTTTTTGCAATTTTTGCGTAGTTGTAATATCTATAACTCAAGCCTTTCACTTCTCCCAAGCATTGATAAAAAGCAATTTTTGCGACATTTTATCAACGCTCAACATGAAGATAAACTAGCAGCAAATCTATATAATGCCCTATTTTTTGCAGACCATTTAGAAAAGCCCTTAAGGCAAGGGGCTATTGTCTTTGGATTAGCCCATTTGATTGCTATTAGTGGCTTTCATCTTGCTATCCTAAGCTTTATATTTTATGCTCTTATTTGCCCTATCTATTTTATATTTCATCGCTATTTTTGCTATCGTAATGCGGTGTATGATTTAGGTTTGTTGGGGCTTATTTTTGTATTCTTTTATCTTGTATTGATTGATTTTCAGCCAAGTTTCTTACGGGCATTTATCATGGCATGTTTTGCATACATGATACTTCTTTTTGGATTGCAAATTACAAATTTTTTGAATCTTTTCTTATGCGTTTTATTTGGACTTGCATGGAATGTTAGCCTTTTGTTTCATATTGGCTTTTTGCTCTCTGTGGCGGGGGTGTTTTGTATCTTTTTATTTATGCGGCATTTTGCTAGTATGAGTGCAAACTATAAGGGGCTAAAAAAGTTTGTATTTGGCGTTGTGCTATTTAATTGCATTATTTTTTTGCAAATGATTCCTATTACGCATTACTTTTTCCCGCAATTCTCACCTTATCAAATCATCTCAATACCGCTTAGCATTCTTTTTGCCCTAATCTTTCCATTTGTTATCATCGCACATATTTTTGGCTTTGGAGATATATTTGATTCTGTAATTTTATGGGTTATATCACATGAGTTTTCTTTATCCATGCTTTATACACCTTTATGGTTTTTGCTCTTTTATCTTTTATTATGTCTATTTGCTATGCGATTTTTATGGGCGTATGTTGCAAGTCTTATTTGTGCGTCTATATTTTATGTGATAAATTTAGTATTGTTTTTTAGCTAG
- a CDS encoding AI-2E family transporter, protein MQSKIVFGLLFGGVCVATLMLYQAYLFNILIAFLLCVATIWLKHWLQNYVKNALLASLFALLLMIGLVFIPVLFVCYRAFLGVKMINWLSLQSMFDQSKLALQNLAEKLPFIHDYLPSLLNEISFAKISGIVLKLSSIVGENGLKFIIDGFVIIVFLFVFFYFGERLYAYMKRILPFEEAQINEVAMEVSGTLRLVFLSTFFNVVMQGTAFGIIAYFFGFDGVLLGILYGICSMIPIVGGVIVWLPICAILVYQGDFKGAVIVGLYSAVFIGFIIDNIVKPWLIGIVNKRILRTPLQINEFVIFFAILAGIGAFGFWGIIIGPAITALFIALLRVYEHEFVDKNKEMIC, encoded by the coding sequence ATGCAAAGCAAAATAGTTTTTGGTTTATTGTTTGGTGGTGTATGTGTGGCGACACTTATGCTGTATCAAGCCTATTTATTTAATATATTGATTGCATTTTTGCTTTGTGTTGCTACGATTTGGTTAAAACATTGGTTGCAAAACTATGTAAAAAATGCACTCTTAGCATCTCTATTTGCACTTTTGCTTATGATAGGACTAGTATTTATACCCGTATTATTTGTGTGTTATCGTGCGTTTTTAGGTGTGAAAATGATCAATTGGTTGAGTTTGCAAAGCATGTTTGACCAATCAAAACTAGCATTACAGAATCTTGCTGAAAAACTACCTTTTATACACGATTATTTGCCTTCATTATTGAATGAAATCTCATTTGCTAAAATCTCTGGCATAGTCTTAAAATTATCTAGCATAGTGGGAGAGAATGGCTTAAAATTTATTATCGATGGCTTTGTTATTATTGTATTTTTATTTGTGTTTTTTTACTTTGGAGAGCGGCTTTATGCGTATATGAAACGCATATTGCCTTTTGAAGAAGCACAGATTAATGAAGTGGCAATGGAAGTTAGCGGGACTTTGCGGCTTGTATTTCTCTCTACTTTTTTTAATGTTGTTATGCAGGGGACTGCATTTGGGATTATTGCGTATTTTTTTGGCTTTGATGGGGTTTTGCTTGGTATTTTGTATGGAATCTGCTCTATGATTCCAATTGTTGGCGGGGTGATTGTATGGCTGCCAATATGTGCTATACTTGTGTATCAGGGCGATTTTAAAGGTGCGGTAATTGTAGGGCTTTATAGTGCGGTATTTATCGGCTTTATAATCGATAATATTGTAAAGCCATGGCTTATAGGCATTGTGAATAAGCGGATTTTACGCACGCCTTTACAGATTAATGAGTTTGTGATATTCTTTGCGATTTTAGCGGGTATTGGGGCGTTTGGCTTTTGGGGCATTATTATTGGACCTGCGATTACAGCGCTTTTTATCGCTTTATTGCGTGTGTATGAGCATGAATTTGTAGATAAAAATAAGGAAATGATATGTTAA
- the argC gene encoding N-acetyl-gamma-glutamyl-phosphate reductase, which yields MLKVAVLGTSGYGGAEILRILNAHDEVKLNYFGANTQSGQRIDKSLGHFYKHFDSIMDNKDLESVCEENDCILAATPHDFLAKILTKDMLKKCVIIDLSADFRLKNAKKYEEYYNFTHPNISLLQDSVYGLSELYRDSIKEANLIANPGCYPTCSTLCIAPFLKHGIIDKKSIIIDAKSGVSGAGRSTKLDNLFCEVHENVKAYGLINHRHTAEIEQNLSIISNSEIILSFTPHLIPMNRGILITAYAQLENKYENITEKEIQEILTNFYANSYFIRVLEYGVAPQTRWVKGSNFVDVSVCLDKRNKRLIMMGALDNLVKGAAGQAIQNLNIRFGFTEHKALGQLPLFP from the coding sequence ATGTTAAAAGTTGCGGTTCTTGGGACAAGTGGCTATGGTGGTGCAGAGATTCTTAGAATCTTAAACGCACATGATGAGGTAAAACTCAATTATTTTGGGGCAAATACACAATCTGGACAAAGGATAGATAAAAGCTTAGGGCATTTTTATAAACACTTTGATTCTATCATGGATAATAAAGATTTAGAATCTGTGTGTGAAGAAAATGACTGCATTCTAGCGGCAACCCCGCATGATTTTTTAGCAAAAATACTTACAAAAGATATGCTAAAAAAATGCGTAATTATTGACTTATCCGCAGACTTTCGCTTGAAAAATGCTAAGAAATATGAAGAGTATTATAACTTCACTCACCCAAATATTTCTTTACTACAAGATTCTGTATATGGGCTAAGTGAGCTTTATAGAGATAGCATTAAAGAAGCAAATCTCATAGCAAATCCGGGCTGCTATCCTACTTGTAGCACATTGTGTATCGCTCCATTTTTAAAGCATGGAATCATTGATAAAAAAAGCATTATAATCGATGCAAAAAGTGGGGTATCAGGGGCTGGTCGCAGCACAAAGCTAGATAATCTCTTTTGCGAAGTGCATGAAAATGTGAAAGCCTATGGGCTTATAAATCATAGGCACACAGCAGAGATTGAGCAAAATCTTTCTATCATTTCAAATAGTGAAATCATACTTAGTTTCACACCGCATTTAATCCCCATGAATCGCGGCATTTTAATCACTGCTTACGCACAATTAGAAAATAAATATGAGAACATTACAGAGAAAGAGATACAAGAGATTCTTACAAATTTCTATGCCAATAGCTATTTTATTAGAGTGCTAGAATATGGCGTAGCACCGCAGACTCGCTGGGTTAAAGGGAGTAATTTTGTCGATGTGAGTGTATGCCTTGATAAACGAAATAAGCGATTAATTATGATGGGAGCCCTTGATAATCTTGTAAAAGGCGCAGCAGGACAAGCCATACAGAATCTTAATATCCGCTTTGGATTTACAGAACATAAAGCTTTGGGGCAATTGCCTTTGTTTCCATAG
- a CDS encoding shikimate dehydrogenase — translation MQNTQQLKLLAVIGNPIKHSLSPLMHNYALQKLGLNSFYTRFCLPQDIDSSHLADFILSSDLAGVNVTLPFKETCFRALDSIQGIANEICAVNTIVRKNDKLIGYNTDAEGFYHAIKSHNPKHVLLLGAGGSARSIATILFRKNINLTIANRSTEKLAYFSQFGETLSFADLGGKTECYDIIVNATSASVKGVLPMQEEILIPLLQQSRLAYDLMYQAGDTLFCALAKHYTQALDGKAMLVYQGALALMYFHDMEIQDMQFKHIAKIMAEALKVSL, via the coding sequence ATGCAAAACACACAACAACTAAAACTTCTAGCTGTTATTGGCAATCCTATCAAGCATTCATTATCACCACTTATGCATAATTATGCCTTGCAAAAGTTAGGGCTAAACTCATTTTATACGCGCTTTTGTCTTCCACAAGATATAGATTCTAGCCATTTGGCTGATTTTATTCTATCGAGTGATTTAGCAGGTGTGAATGTTACTCTGCCTTTTAAAGAGACATGTTTTAGGGCATTAGATAGCATTCAAGGTATTGCAAATGAGATTTGTGCAGTCAATACAATTGTGCGTAAAAATGATAAGTTAATAGGATACAACACTGATGCAGAGGGATTTTACCATGCGATAAAAAGTCATAATCCAAAGCATGTTTTATTGCTTGGTGCAGGTGGCAGTGCAAGAAGTATTGCGACCATTTTATTTAGAAAAAATATCAATCTTACAATTGCTAATCGCAGCACAGAGAAACTCGCATATTTTAGCCAATTTGGCGAAACTCTAAGTTTTGCTGATTTAGGGGGCAAGACAGAGTGCTATGATATTATAGTGAATGCAACAAGTGCTAGTGTTAAGGGTGTGTTGCCAATGCAAGAAGAGATTCTAATTCCCTTATTGCAGCAAAGCAGGCTTGCCTATGATTTAATGTATCAAGCTGGCGATACGCTATTTTGTGCTTTAGCAAAGCATTATACACAAGCCCTAGATGGTAAAGCAATGCTTGTGTATCAAGGTGCTCTAGCTCTAATGTATTTTCATGATATGGAGATACAAGACATGCAATTTAAACATATAGCAAAGATTATGGCGGAAGCCTTGAAAGTGAGTTTATAA
- the trxA gene encoding thioredoxin: protein MGQYIELNQSNFAEVTQNGISLVDFWAPWCGPCRMLAPVIDELAADFAGRANICKVNTDEEEALSAQFGIRSIPTIIFMKNGEIVDQVIGATTKAVLADKLNALL, encoded by the coding sequence ATGGGACAATATATTGAGTTAAATCAAAGTAATTTTGCAGAAGTAACACAAAATGGCATTTCTCTTGTGGATTTTTGGGCGCCTTGGTGTGGTCCATGCCGCATGTTAGCACCAGTCATTGATGAATTAGCAGCAGATTTTGCTGGTCGTGCAAATATTTGTAAAGTCAATACAGATGAAGAAGAAGCGTTGAGCGCACAATTTGGAATCCGCAGTATTCCAACCATTATATTTATGAAAAATGGTGAGATAGTAGATCAAGTCATTGGTGCTACTACAAAGGCAGTCCTTGCGGATAAACTTAACGCTTTGTTGTAA
- the trxB gene encoding thioredoxin-disulfide reductase, giving the protein MIDLAIIGGGPAGLSAGLYATRGGIKDVVLYEKGMPGGQITGSSEIENYPGVREIKSGLDFMEPWQEQCFRFGLKHAMSEVIRVEKHGDIFHIIHNQGKGEETQEARSVIITTGGRPKKSNIKGEQEFWGKGVSTCATCDAFFYKKREVAVLGGGDTALEEAIYLTKFASKVHLIHRRDGFRAAPVTVQHAKSNELINFLTPYVVTEICGDENGVSGLTIKNLNTNKEERLEVPVIFEFVGYEVNNQILQQKDGSFLCKVDSYGSVIVDLKMHTNVAGLFAAGDIRIDAPKQVVCAAGDGAQAALEAIAYLEQKH; this is encoded by the coding sequence ATGATAGATTTAGCAATCATTGGTGGCGGTCCTGCGGGACTATCCGCAGGTCTATACGCTACACGAGGTGGTATAAAAGATGTGGTGCTATATGAAAAGGGAATGCCGGGCGGACAGATTACGGGTAGCAGTGAGATTGAAAACTATCCGGGTGTGAGAGAGATAAAGTCGGGGCTTGACTTTATGGAGCCATGGCAGGAGCAATGCTTTCGTTTCGGTTTGAAACATGCGATGTCAGAAGTCATACGCGTTGAGAAGCATGGCGATATTTTTCATATTATCCATAATCAAGGTAAAGGTGAAGAGACACAGGAAGCAAGAAGTGTGATTATCACAACAGGTGGTCGCCCCAAAAAGTCAAATATTAAAGGCGAGCAAGAGTTTTGGGGTAAGGGCGTTAGCACATGTGCTACTTGCGATGCGTTTTTTTATAAGAAACGAGAAGTTGCTGTGCTTGGTGGTGGGGATACCGCATTAGAAGAAGCGATATATCTTACAAAGTTTGCTTCAAAAGTGCATCTTATCCATAGAAGAGATGGCTTTAGAGCCGCACCGGTAACGGTTCAACACGCAAAAAGCAATGAGTTAATAAATTTCCTAACCCCCTATGTCGTTACAGAAATTTGTGGCGATGAAAATGGTGTAAGCGGTCTAACGATTAAGAATCTTAATACAAACAAAGAAGAGAGGCTAGAAGTGCCGGTTATATTTGAGTTTGTTGGCTATGAAGTGAATAATCAAATATTACAACAGAAAGATGGCTCATTTCTTTGCAAAGTAGATTCCTATGGTTCTGTGATAGTGGATCTAAAAATGCACACAAATGTGGCGGGTCTATTTGCCGCAGGTGATATACGCATAGATGCACCAAAGCAGGTTGTATGTGCTGCTGGAGATGGCGCACAAGCTGCGCTTGAAGCTATTGCATATTTAGAGCAAAAACATTAA
- the dapB gene encoding 4-hydroxy-tetrahydrodipicolinate reductase — MLEIGIFGATGRVGKLLIDEILESKKASLASVYVRNELQYNIPSNTLVTSSMADFLESSQAIIDFSSAEATKNLLEYAKTHPTPLVIGTTGLQPSHIELLNECSKAMPILYATNMSEGVAMLNKLVALLSVQLRNYDIEITEIHHRYKKDAPSGTALTLAQTAASARNLDENALKFGREGIALRNKDEIGVLSLRGGDVVGRHVVGFYADGEYIELTHNATSRATFAKGALHAALWLVRQQNGLYSMQDIFEF; from the coding sequence ATGCTAGAAATTGGTATCTTTGGGGCGACAGGTAGAGTAGGTAAATTATTAATTGATGAGATTCTAGAATCTAAAAAAGCTAGTCTGGCAAGTGTGTATGTGCGGAATGAATTGCAATATAACATTCCATCAAATACGCTTGTTACAAGTAGCATGGCTGATTTTTTAGAATCAAGTCAAGCCATCATTGATTTTTCAAGCGCAGAGGCAACTAAGAATCTGCTAGAGTATGCAAAGACACACCCCACACCACTTGTAATCGGCACAACAGGCTTACAACCATCGCACATTGAGCTTTTAAATGAATGTAGCAAAGCTATGCCTATTCTTTATGCGACAAATATGAGTGAGGGTGTGGCTATGCTAAATAAGCTTGTTGCCCTGCTGAGTGTGCAACTTCGCAACTATGATATTGAAATCACAGAGATTCATCATCGCTATAAAAAGGACGCGCCATCAGGCACAGCCCTAACTCTCGCACAAACTGCAGCAAGTGCTAGAAACCTAGATGAAAATGCCCTTAAGTTTGGCAGGGAGGGCATAGCATTGCGTAATAAAGATGAAATCGGCGTGCTAAGTCTTCGTGGTGGCGATGTTGTCGGTCGGCATGTCGTTGGATTCTATGCAGATGGTGAGTATATCGAGCTAACGCATAATGCAACTTCAAGGGCTACCTTTGCAAAAGGTGCTTTGCATGCAGCCCTTTGGCTTGTTAGACAGCAAAATGGGCTTTATAGTATGCAAGATATTTTTGAGTTTTAA
- a CDS encoding class I SAM-dependent methyltransferase — MDMLYLAENKHFWHIARREFIYQEISRILASLYPQDNGKSTKILDLGAGTGSVTRHFLSQGFNNIALGEIHPQGLEYAKTYGIKDLYCMDLLDVPFVNEFDCIFAFDVLEHIDDDLVALKNMKSMLKNNTKSLLALSVPAHKWLWNAHDVSVHHKRRYTKNELVSLMKQSGFEIVCAKYFFISITPLLWVRALLHSAPYPTQDPRIAKSQVSQQNNTLDSHTESSEKSSTNTESVAESHKEELRDTPPPALINKVLLGICRLENKIQHYLPQNLSAPFGGSLLVVGKNMS; from the coding sequence ATGGATATGCTATATTTGGCTGAAAATAAGCATTTTTGGCATATTGCAAGGCGAGAGTTTATCTATCAAGAGATAAGTCGCATTTTAGCTTCTTTATATCCGCAAGATAATGGCAAAAGCACAAAGATTTTAGATTTGGGTGCTGGCACAGGGAGTGTTACAAGGCATTTTTTATCGCAAGGTTTTAATAATATCGCATTGGGTGAAATCCACCCGCAAGGCTTAGAATACGCTAAAACCTATGGCATAAAGGATTTATATTGTATGGACTTGCTTGATGTGCCTTTTGTGAATGAGTTTGACTGCATTTTTGCCTTTGATGTGTTAGAACACATTGATGATGATTTAGTAGCGTTAAAAAATATGAAAAGTATGCTAAAAAATAATACAAAAAGCCTTTTAGCTCTAAGTGTCCCTGCACATAAATGGTTATGGAATGCCCACGATGTGAGTGTGCATCATAAGCGGCGATATACTAAAAACGAGCTTGTCAGCCTTATGAAACAAAGTGGCTTTGAGATTGTATGTGCGAAGTATTTTTTCATTTCTATTACGCCATTGCTTTGGGTTAGGGCATTGCTGCATTCTGCACCATATCCAACGCAAGATCCTCGCATTGCAAAATCTCAAGTAAGTCAGCAAAATAACACATTAGATTCTCATACAGAATCTAGCGAAAAATCTAGCACAAACACAGAATCTGTGGCAGAATCTCACAAAGAAGAACTACGCGATACGCCACCGCCCGCACTTATCAATAAAGTATTACTAGGAATTTGTCGGCTAGAAAATAAGATTCAGCACTATCTCCCACAAAATCTTAGCGCCCCATTTGGTGGCTCACTGCTTGTAGTGGGTAAAAATATGTCTTAA
- a CDS encoding lipoprotein N-acyltransferase Lnb domain-containing protein, giving the protein MICYADTLTTESNISKHIESVSFLDSQNKARQIYTIYTSLAKHKDIANTKQWHSLLHYENNKSLINKKSRFFISPKGYINPLAEYNAFIYSILLEELHALKQVKNQSYNDDKSLICQYPARLNFIATQLQGIERKRLLDYIDTKKCIGLQTFYNRASFDFISLEFAGESDINPNSAMGHIYLSTQESFHADRAYTISFFATTNLGFNPINYIRVFIGGVRGHVVLMPAKSARSKYLDDEKRTLYRFKLLLNTYQKRLLQQHLWELKDKEIHYKFITYNCNTAMRKILGVANRAFDIRSKKILQTPTEYLSLLHKQGLITQQDITLPEKKQEFVKRHGENNVLDTKKNSRLSFSYAGFTPFVTPTNHHLQIEFNPIYIDGRNADTAYKEFMEAKLAAFSVGLDSITLQPYINKLELLRLKSVLDIAQTRSFSKLMNISFESNLYQPDNNGGFLTAANTSSHIMPTIEFGLGIGKYTKHTRWYILPRIGYRYEVIHNVYMGFESGVITSFRWHDYDFKGIFNYTYFYDFMGNNRGYDGMLYAYFGMSVLKNIDIFIESKYYHTLLQTSKIPYEATEILQYNTGIAWYF; this is encoded by the coding sequence ATGATTTGTTATGCGGATACTTTAACGACAGAATCTAATATATCTAAACATATAGAATCTGTATCATTTTTAGATTCACAAAATAAAGCACGACAAATTTATACTATCTATACTTCACTTGCAAAGCACAAAGATATTGCAAATACAAAGCAATGGCATTCACTACTACATTATGAAAATAATAAATCACTTATTAATAAAAAGTCACGCTTTTTTATAAGTCCAAAAGGCTACATTAACCCACTAGCAGAATACAATGCCTTTATTTATAGCATATTGCTTGAGGAATTACACGCACTAAAACAAGTAAAAAATCAAAGCTATAATGATGATAAAAGCCTTATCTGTCAATATCCAGCTAGACTAAATTTTATTGCTACGCAACTTCAAGGGATAGAGAGAAAGCGGCTATTAGATTATATTGACACAAAGAAATGTATTGGTTTGCAGACATTTTATAATCGTGCAAGTTTTGATTTTATATCATTAGAGTTTGCAGGTGAGAGTGATATTAATCCAAATAGTGCAATGGGGCATATCTATCTTAGCACACAAGAATCTTTTCATGCAGACAGGGCATATACAATTAGCTTTTTTGCCACTACAAATTTAGGTTTTAATCCCATTAACTACATACGCGTATTTATCGGTGGTGTAAGGGGTCATGTCGTGCTTATGCCTGCAAAAAGTGCAAGAAGTAAATATTTAGATGATGAAAAACGCACATTATATAGATTTAAATTGCTACTCAATACATATCAAAAGCGGTTGTTGCAGCAGCATTTATGGGAGCTAAAAGATAAAGAAATACATTATAAATTTATCACTTATAATTGCAATACTGCTATGCGTAAGATTCTTGGGGTAGCAAATAGAGCGTTTGATATTCGCAGTAAAAAGATATTGCAAACACCTACAGAATATCTCTCACTACTGCATAAACAAGGATTAATCACACAGCAAGATATTACCCTGCCAGAAAAAAAGCAAGAATTTGTTAAGAGACATGGAGAAAATAATGTGCTTGATACAAAGAAAAACTCTCGCCTATCATTTTCCTATGCTGGTTTTACGCCATTTGTAACACCTACAAATCATCATTTACAAATTGAGTTTAATCCCATATATATTGATGGTCGCAACGCAGATACTGCTTATAAGGAATTTATGGAGGCAAAACTAGCAGCATTTAGTGTTGGATTAGATTCTATAACATTACAACCTTATATTAATAAGCTTGAATTATTGCGTTTGAAATCTGTGCTTGATATAGCACAAACTCGCAGTTTTTCAAAGCTTATGAATATCTCTTTTGAGAGTAATCTCTATCAGCCAGATAATAATGGCGGCTTTCTTACAGCAGCAAACACGAGTTCACACATTATGCCTACTATTGAGTTTGGGCTTGGCATTGGCAAATACACAAAGCATACAAGATGGTATATACTGCCAAGGATAGGCTATCGCTATGAAGTTATACATAATGTGTATATGGGATTTGAGAGTGGTGTTATTACAAGTTTTAGATGGCATGATTATGATTTTAAAGGAATTTTTAATTACACATATTTTTATGATTTTATGGGTAATAATCGTGGATATGATGGTATGCTTTATGCGTATTTTGGCATGTCGGTGCTAAAAAATATTGACATTTTTATAGAATCTAAATATTATCATACCTTACTGCAAACAAGTAAGATTCCATACGAGGCAACAGAGATTTTACAATATAACACAGGAATTGCATGGTATTTTTGA